The following coding sequences lie in one Polluticoccus soli genomic window:
- a CDS encoding ASCH domain-containing protein, protein MKVVLSIKPEFAEKIFDGTKKFEFRRAIFKNAVKTVVVYASSPTQKVIGEFDIESIISDDLDTLWQQTREYAGINEDYFYSYFGDKKKGFAIKIKCTRRYKKPLCLRSDFNLHPPQSFLYYDA, encoded by the coding sequence ATGAAGGTCGTATTGTCAATTAAACCTGAATTCGCGGAGAAAATTTTTGATGGTACCAAGAAATTTGAGTTTCGTCGAGCAATCTTTAAGAATGCCGTAAAAACTGTTGTAGTGTATGCCTCGTCACCAACTCAGAAAGTTATAGGCGAGTTTGATATCGAGTCGATTATTAGCGACGATTTAGATACACTTTGGCAGCAAACCCGCGAGTATGCAGGCATCAACGAAGATTATTTCTACAGTTATTTCGGGGATAAGAAAAAAGGCTTTGCTATTAAAATCAAATGCACTCGTAGGTACAAAAAGCCCCTGTGCTTACGTTCTGACTTTAATTTGCATCCACCACAGTCATTCTTGTATTATGATGCGTAG
- a CDS encoding PIN domain-containing protein, with translation MKILLDTNIIIHREANKVVKDDIGILFNWLDRLKFEKCVHPITSEEIERNPNKETVKTMNIKLGNYNILKTVAPLNGQIEAIGKKFDLSINDKNDTQLLNEVYSDRVDFLITEDNKIHHKAKALGISNRVFRIDSFLEKVTAENPALVDYKVLSVKKEYFGNVDLKDTFFDSFREDYVGFDQWFNRKSDEIAYVCYNEGVLAAFLFIKLEREQESYLDITPTLDKKRRLKIGTLKVISNGFKIGERFLKIVFDNAVRYRVQEIYVTIFDKRPEQARLISLLEEFGFRYHGIKQTASGSEKVYKRNLWPEANRSNPKSTFPRLSKQANVFLIPIKPEYHTELLPDSKLNTESAVDFVENEPHRNAISKIYVSHSPTRLLAPGDIIVFYRTGGIYKGVATTIGIVENVVDGIPSFDELLQLCRKRTVLKPEELLGYWNRNPLSRPFVINFLYAFSFRRRITLREMLDEKILPNMDAVKTITQIEPANLSKLIKLAGV, from the coding sequence ATTTGAAAAATGTGTTCACCCGATTACCTCTGAAGAGATTGAAAGAAATCCCAACAAAGAAACTGTGAAGACGATGAATATAAAGCTGGGTAACTACAACATTCTAAAAACAGTTGCGCCATTGAACGGTCAAATCGAAGCCATTGGTAAAAAATTTGATTTAAGTATAAATGATAAGAATGACACGCAGTTACTAAACGAAGTCTACAGTGACCGAGTAGATTTTTTGATAACGGAGGATAATAAAATTCATCATAAGGCTAAAGCCTTAGGCATTTCTAACCGCGTGTTTAGAATTGATAGCTTTTTAGAAAAAGTTACAGCCGAAAATCCCGCACTTGTAGACTACAAAGTCTTGTCGGTTAAAAAGGAATACTTTGGAAATGTGGACTTAAAAGACACTTTCTTTGACAGCTTTCGAGAAGATTACGTCGGATTTGATCAATGGTTTAATCGAAAGTCAGACGAGATTGCATACGTGTGTTACAATGAGGGCGTGCTTGCAGCTTTTTTATTTATTAAGCTGGAGCGCGAACAAGAAAGTTATTTAGACATAACCCCGACTCTTGATAAGAAAAGGCGCCTTAAGATTGGTACCTTAAAAGTGATTAGCAATGGGTTTAAGATTGGAGAGCGTTTTCTAAAGATTGTTTTTGACAACGCTGTACGCTATCGAGTTCAGGAAATCTACGTTACAATATTTGACAAACGTCCCGAGCAAGCTCGATTGATTTCGTTGCTAGAGGAATTTGGCTTTCGCTATCACGGGATTAAACAAACGGCTTCAGGATCGGAAAAGGTTTACAAAAGGAATCTTTGGCCGGAAGCAAACCGTTCAAACCCTAAGTCGACATTCCCGAGGCTAAGTAAACAAGCAAATGTTTTTCTAATTCCAATAAAGCCGGAATATCATACAGAGTTACTTCCAGATTCTAAACTTAATACAGAGTCCGCGGTTGATTTTGTTGAGAACGAACCACATCGCAACGCAATTAGCAAGATTTATGTTTCGCATTCACCAACAAGATTGCTAGCTCCAGGTGATATCATAGTTTTTTACCGAACCGGGGGGATATATAAAGGGGTGGCAACGACTATTGGCATTGTTGAAAACGTAGTAGACGGTATTCCATCGTTTGACGAACTGCTCCAGCTATGTCGGAAGCGCACAGTTTTAAAGCCCGAAGAATTGCTCGGCTATTGGAATAGAAATCCTCTTAGTAGGCCCTTTGTAATTAACTTCTTGTATGCTTTCTCATTTAGGCGCAGAATTACTCTTAGAGAGATGTTGGATGAAAAGATACTTCCAAACATGGACGCAGTTAAAACTATTACCCAAATTGAGCCTGCTAACCTGTCTAAACTTATTAAGTTAGCTGGTGTGTAA